From the genome of Deferribacteraceae bacterium V6Fe1:
CGCAACAACCGATGCTTTATTTTTGTCGGTGTTTGGCAGTAACATAACAAATTCTTCCCCGCCAAATCTTGCAAGGGTGTCAAATTTTCTTATACATTTTTTTAATTCGTCGGCAAGGGATACAAGCACTTTGTCACCATTTAAATGGCCATATGTGTCATTGACAAGTTTAAAATTGTCGATGTCAAATATAAGGATAGAATATGTTTTTTTCTCCCTTTTAGCCCTTTCTGCTTCCCTTATTATGGTTTCCCAAAAAAAGCGTCTGTTAAAAAGCCCTGTCAGTTCATCGGTTATTGCTTTAATAGACAAAAGTTTATTTTTAGCATCAAGCATATCCATTAAGCTTTTTATCCTAAGATGGCTTCTTATTCTAAGGAAAAATTCACTCGGGTCAAAAGGCTTTTCAACGAAATCATTTACTCCGAGCAAAAACAAATCATATTTTTTCTCTTTTTCTTCCAAAACGGTGGTTACTATTATCGGGACTTTATCATAAAACTTATTATTTCTTATCTTTTCAATCAAACTTTCACAGGTTTTGTCTTTGAGGTAATAATCCACTATGATTAAGTCTATGTTGTTATCGTTTGAAAAAAAATCTAAAGAGCTTTTTACATCTTCAAAGGAAATTACACTTATATTTGCAAGATCAAAAAGGCTTTTAATATATTTACTCTGAAATTCACTATCTTCAATGACTACAACCGGATTTGCCGAACTGGTTATTATTTGCGCCATAGAAATTGTGGTCTTTAAAAACTTACGAAGATTTCCTTCGACATAATCTTTGTGGAAATAGCTGAATGCACCTGCATGAAAGCTTGCTTTTTTTAGCAAAGCATCATCTTCCGAAGATATTATGATAATCTGAGATTTATAAAACTGGTTATTTTGTTTTAGCTCTCTGCAAAAATCCAGGCCATTGCCGTCAGGTAGGTTAACATCCATTGTTATAAAGTCAAAGTGCCTATTTTCTAAGAGTTTTTTAGCTTCTTGAATGTTAGATGCGACAAAAGTTTTGAGATTTAAATCTTCTAGCTCTTTTTTTAGTATCTCCTGAAAAAAAGTACTGTCTTCTATTATCAAAACTTTTTTCAAAACTTACACCCTATTATATATGAAATATCTGTCCAGTTTGTTTTTAATTGCACCGTTTACAACCTTAAAAGGTCCTACGGGTATACCTTTGTAATATAATACACCATTTCTAATGTTTTCGGAAAAGTGATTTATATCATAACCATCCAAATATTCAATACTTTCTTTATAATCAATTTCTAATCTGTAACTATCTTTTATCCTGGCTCCAAATTCCCAGGATGCTTCCGTAGAAATAAAGAATTCTTTTAAGTTTTGGCCGATAAAAAAATCATTGTTTTGAAATCTGATTTTTTCAAAGGGAGTGTTCTCAAAGTTAGCTAAAATATCCAAATATATTTTATTGTTTTTTTCGTAAAAACTAAAATGTTTAAAATAGCTATCATTAAAGATATCTAACGTTGAATTAAATTTGCTTGTGTTTTTAGCGGATAAGTTATTGCAACATTCCCCATCTTTTTGAATAAGTGCGATGAAGAAACCGTCGTATTCCATGATATGAGGCAATACTCTTATTACTTTTTCGTCTATTGTTGTGTTGCCTGATATGCCGGTAGGGAAATTACCATTATTAATATTAACCAAAGTGGCATCAGAATATTTTGTTAAAAAGTTTTCCAAAACCATTTCATTTTCTTCGATTGAAAATGTGCATGTTGAATAAACAATTAATCCCCCAGGTTTGATAAGATTAAAAGCATTATCCAGAAGGTCTTTTTGGATACTTTGCATGTTTAATATAAATTCTTCTGACCAAAAATTTTTAACTGTATCATTTTTTAGAATCTTATTTTCATTGCTGCAAGGGGCATCAAGCATGACAGCATCAAAGACCGGAGGCAGCTTTTTTGAGGCAAGTCTGCCGTCCAAGCTAACCGTCTTTACGTTGTAAGCACCATACTTTGAAATATTGAAGTTAAGTGCCTTAAGTCTTTTTGATGAGATTTCGTTAGCAATGATGAGCCCTTTTCTGTTTAATAATTCACTTAAATAGGTGGTTTTTCCTCCGGGCGCTGCACACATATCAAGTATTATTGGATTATCTTTATTTGTTAAATTGTTGTGTAAGATTTTTGGGGGGAATAGGGAAGATATGTTTTGAATGTAAACTCCACCTGTTAAAAATCCGATAGATTTGACGATATTTGTTTCGGTTTCATTGTACTGATATGCACTAAAGTCATTGACTTTTTCGATATTGATTTTTTTTTCGAACTCTTGGAGATAATCTATGTTTCGGGCAGTATTAAGCCTGAAATATTTTTTTTCTGTTTTTTCGAGAGATTTAAAAAAAGTATCGAAATCTTTTTGGAAAATACTTTTATATTTTGATATGAAATCTTCTAACATCTCTATGTCGTATTAAATAGAGCAAGAGTATCTGTCTATTTTGTCAACTTTTTCCAAATCTTCTTTTATAAGTTTGTCATCTTTTACTTTTTCGTATAGAAAATCAACGATTTCCCTGATGTGTTTGTTTTCGGTAAGTTTATATACTACCCATCTGCCGTCTTTTGAATCTTCAATTATTCCTGCATATTTTAAATTTTTAAGGTGAGCGGAGATTGTGGACAGGGCGATATGAAGTACTTCGTTAATTTCACATACGCACAAATCCCGTTTACGGAGCATTATGGTAATTCGCAGTCTGTTCTCTTCGGAAAGAGATTTTAATACTTTTGATACATCTTTTAGGTTGTGCATTATCCCACCATCATTTATTTTATATATAAATGTTATTATACAAACTAAAATTTATCAACCAAAATCTGATTGTCAAAGCTTAAAGTAAAAATCAAATTTAATTGTTTATACTTTTTAAATATTCTCCATAAATTGAACTTGCGCAAATAGTCAAAAATTTTGTCATATCGCTATCACTTCTGGAAGTGAGGATAATTGGGACAGTTGCTCCTAAAACAATATTGGCGACTTCCGCTCCCATTGTCATTACCCATGCCTTGTAAAGGAAATTTCCACCCTCTATGTGAGGTACAACGATGATATCGGCTTTTCCCGCTACAGGGTTGTCTTTTAATCCTTTTTTTCTGACCGCTTCCTCGTAAAGTGCCAGGTCATATGAAAGCGGCCCGTAAACGTCCGCATCTTCCCAATTCATTTTAGACAGTTTGTCTTCATGAAGGGTGGTTGGTAATTTTGCCGATGGGACCTCATTGGCATCAAGAAGAGCAACCTTTGGCCTTGTAACCCCCATAGACTTGGCAACATCAATGGCATTTCTTATAATTTCTATACTTGCATTTATATCGTTTTCCACAAAAAGTGTCGGGTTTATGCCAGGATCAGTAAGGAATATGAGTCTGTTAACATTCGGTACTTCAAAAATGCTTACCAGTGACATCCTTCTGCCTGAGGCAATCCCATGCTCTTTATCCAAAATTGCTTTTACAAAATTAGCGGTGTTTATTTTACCTTTCATTATCAGGTTTGCTTCTTTGTTTTTAATAATTTCGACACCTTTTCTTGCACAGTCTATCTCATATGCGTCAGATTGGGGGACATCCACTAAGATTACCTTATTTTTGTTTATGTGAATATCTTTCAAAAGGGCTTCGGATATTTTTTTATCCCCTACAAAGATGACTTTTTCAATTATATTTTCATCTATTGCAACTTTACAAGCTCCTGCAGAAGTTTTGTCGGGGCAGATTAGACAAATGGATTGTTTTTTTAGTAATTTGGCTGCTTGAATTAAATCTCTCATTTTTGAGCCTTTGGTAAGTTGTGACATTGAGCTGCTGTTGTAGATTGTGGCAAGTATTTTGGCTTTGTCAGTTATGGAATTTATACTGTGTGCTACAGAAGAATCAAAATATAGGCTGTCCCCTTCGTTAAGCTCAAAATGTTCATCGCCGACGGTAATTTTTAATTTCCCTTCCAATACATAATGAAATTCTTCCCCCGAATGGACACTTACTTCTGGATTTTCCTTTTTTTCTATTTCCACTATAAACGGTTCAATGTGCTTTCCCGGGTAATGGGGTGCAAGACTTTCATACGAGTATGCATCTTTACGGCTTATTTTTACCCTTGTATCAGGTGTAGTCTTTTGAGCCTTTTTCCCTTCAAATTCTTGACCGTAGATAAAGGAGTATATGTCAGTATCGAGGCAAGTTGCTATTTTCAACAGGTCTGATACGGATGGGCTGGATTTTTCTTCTAGGTAATCTACCAATTGTTGTGTATCGATTCCCGTAAATTTTGACAGGTTTTCAAGTGTTATCTTTTTTTCAGATAAAAGGTTTTTAATATTGTTGCCAATGCTCATAAACTACCCCCGATATTCATTGATTTGGATTTTGTTTTCCAGAGCAAGTTTTGCACTCATTAAAAGTGATTCTATTTCATTTTCACCCGGTTCCACAAAGATTTTACTCAAAAAAGATACCCTTTTTGATATCAAGTCAACCAGATATTTGCTATGAGCAAGACCGCCGGTGAGAATGATGCCATCAATATCGCCATTTACCGCAGCACTGAGAGAGCATATCTCTTTTGCAATCTGATACGCCATTGCGTTGACAACTTCTTCCTTGTATTTATCCGAATTTTTGATATCCTCTTCGATTTTTATCATATCAACGCTGCCGATGTAAGACATTAGTCCTGCCTGTTTTGACACAATTTTAGTGAGCTCTTCAATAGAAATATTGTTTTTTGCAAGATAGTTTTTTACCCCTGACACAGGTAAACCTCCGGCTCTCTCAGGGGAGAATGGTCCGTCACCGTCTAAGGCGTTGTTTACATCTATAACTTTCCCTTTAGAGTGAATACCAATTGATATTCCGCCACCCAAATGAGCCACTATAAAATTAACCTCTTCGTATGATTTACCTATTTTGTCGGCAACCTTTCTTGCGGTAGCCTTATGGTTTAATGCGTGGAAAATACTTTTTCTTTCAATATCTTTGAGCCCCGAATATCTTGCTATCGGCATCATTTCATCAACTACTACCGGGTCAGCTATAAAAGCTTCACATTTATAGTGTTCAGCAAATTTCTTTGCAAGTATTCCTCCAAGGTTTGACGCATGTTGACCATTTATCCCGGCTCTCAAGTCTTTAAGCATTTTCTCGTTTACCCTATAGACTCCACCCTCAACAGGATGAATCAGTCCACCTCTGCCGATAACAGCGTTAAACGATAGGGCAGGGTGGTTGCTTTGTATAAAATGTTTAATGATATTAAACCTATATTCGAGCTGGTCTATAATTGTCTCAAACTGTTCGAGCTCAGTTCGTTCATGTTTAAAATTTTCTTTTATTAATTGGTTGTCATGAAATATTCCAACCTTAGTAGATGTAGAGCCAGGGTCGATTATAAGTATGTTCATATTATACCCCCAAGTTTAGTAAGATTAAAATATTAGAAAATAGGCAAAAAATCAAATGTTTTTTGAGGGTAAAATTTGACGTAGATTTTAAGCGATAAAAGTTTAGCAGGATTGTTTTGTGAAGATTGTCAGAGTGGCGGATCAGGGACTTGAACCCCGGACACTGCGGATATGAGCCGCATGCTCTAACCACCTGAGCTAATCCGCCATTTATATTAACAAGATAAAAAGCAATTGGTTGCGGGGGCCGGATTTGAACCGACGACCTTCGGGTTATGAGCCCGACGAGCTACCAAGCTGCTCTACCCCGCGTCAGGAGTTAATGAATATATCTATAAAAAGTGAAAAGTCAAGCAAAAAATTCCAGATTATGTCCAATTTTTTATATTTTATTGTTATTATTGGTTTGTTCAGAATTTATAGTGCGTACTACCCAAGATTTTGTAGTATGCCGATAAAGCCTTCCCTGATGTATCTTACGGATATAGCAGCCAAAATAAGTCCGATAACTTTTGTAATTACGTCAGTAATATCTTTACCAAGTATACTAAAAAGTTTTTTCCCGAAATACAGTACAAGGTATGCAAACAAAAACGCAACTGCACCTGCAATCAATGTTTTCATTATGCCAACTGTCCCGCTTAAGACAATTGTCGCAGTAACTACACCCGGTCCAACCATTAGTGGCGTAGCAAATGGGACAACACCGGGTTTTGATATACTTAAATCTTTTTCTTGATTGGTAAAAACTATCTGAAGGCTTACAATTAAAAGTAAGAAGCCCCCTGCTACCCTAAAGTCATGGACATCTATGCCAAAAAGCCATAAAATTGTGCTGCCGAAGATTGTAAAAATTATGAGCAATACAAAACCGACAACGATAGACTTGTTAAGAAGATTAAGTCTTTCTTTTTCAGTCATCCCTTTTGTGATAGCAAGGAAAACCGGGATTAGCCCGGGAGGGTCGATAACAAGAAAGAATGTAACTATTGCTTGTGTGTAAATAAGTATCAAGTCACTCAATCTATTTCCTCCATGTTGTAAGTACTACACCGATAATCAGAAGTATTATACCTAATATATTTATAAAGCTTATGTTAAGCTTTATAACATTCATAGGGTCAAATTTGTCAAGGACGACACCTACTAAAAGCTGTACCCCTATGGTTATTGCAAGAGCTGTGGTGACTCCTGTAATATGTATGGAATAAGTTATGCTGTAAACAAAGATTGCTCCGAGTATGCCGCCTGTAAGGTAAAATACAGGGACTTCAGTTATGTTTTTTAAGTTGTTTTCTCCTTTGAAAAGCATAATTATCAAAAGTGTTAAGGTGCCCACCAAAAAGGATATAAAAGCACTTTCTAAAAATCCGACATGCTTTGCAAGTCTGGCATTTATGCTTGCTTGAAGCGATACAAATGAACCTGCAGCGACTAAAATTAGGATTACAAAAAGTTTATGCACTACTCCCCTCAATGACAACAACAAATGGTGCCTTAGACAACATTTCTTTATTGTTTGCTATCTCTTTGTAGAATCCTCTTAAAAAGGTTTCATTTTCAAATCCAATATTTTGGTGGATAAAGATTCTTTTCTTTACAACCTTAAGCTCATCCGTAATTTTTTTGATAGAATATGGCCTTTCGAGAAAAACGGTAGTCATCCCGTTTACTGGCAGATGTTTAAAGAAGTTTTTTCTCTCTTCCCCTTTTATTGGCGGGAAACCTGCATAAACAAATTTTTCAGCGTAAAAGCCTGAGGCTGATAGAGCAGCCATAATCGACGACTCAAAACAAAGTGTTTTTACCTTGATGTTAAGACCATAACAGAGGTCAATAAAGTCGTATCCCGGGTCACTTACGCAAGGGGTTCCGGCATCGCTGAAGAATACAGCGGAGTTAGATTTAGAAACTTTTTCCGCAAGCCGAAATTTATCTTCGTAATCGGTGTGTTCATTTAGGAGATAAAAATCTTTGTCTCTAAGTCCAAAGCCTGCAAGAAGCCTTAATGTATTTTTTCTTTCTTCCCCTATGACAAAGTCAGATGACGCTAATATATCTTTTATTTTGCTGCCTACAAAATCTAATTCAGAGTTTATAGGATTTGGCATTAAGTAAATTATTGCCATACTATTTAATGACTTCTAATCCCATGTAGGGTCTTAATGCTTCAGGGACAACTACACTCCCATCTTTTTGCTGATAA
Proteins encoded in this window:
- a CDS encoding diguanylate cyclase, with the translated sequence MKKVLIIEDSTFFQEILKKELEDLNLKTFVASNIQEAKKLLENRHFDFITMDVNLPDGNGLDFCRELKQNNQFYKSQIIIISSEDDALLKKASFHAGAFSYFHKDYVEGNLRKFLKTTISMAQIITSSANPVVVIEDSEFQSKYIKSLFDLANISVISFEDVKSSLDFFSNDNNIDLIIVDYYLKDKTCESLIEKIRNNKFYDKVPIIVTTVLEEKEKKYDLFLLGVNDFVEKPFDPSEFFLRIRSHLRIKSLMDMLDAKNKLLSIKAITDELTGLFNRRFFWETIIREAERAKREKKTYSILIFDIDNFKLVNDTYGHLNGDKVLVSLADELKKCIRKFDTLARFGGEEFVMLLPNTDKNKASVVAEKILNITRNIKYEFTDKQITVSIGIADSSECSSFEEIIHLADDRLYKAKKNGKNRFELK
- a CDS encoding RsmB/NOP family class I SAM-dependent RNA methyltransferase codes for the protein MLEDFISKYKSIFQKDFDTFFKSLEKTEKKYFRLNTARNIDYLQEFEKKINIEKVNDFSAYQYNETETNIVKSIGFLTGGVYIQNISSLFPPKILHNNLTNKDNPIILDMCAAPGGKTTYLSELLNRKGLIIANEISSKRLKALNFNISKYGAYNVKTVSLDGRLASKKLPPVFDAVMLDAPCSNENKILKNDTVKNFWSEEFILNMQSIQKDLLDNAFNLIKPGGLIVYSTCTFSIEENEMVLENFLTKYSDATLVNINNGNFPTGISGNTTIDEKVIRVLPHIMEYDGFFIALIQKDGECCNNLSAKNTSKFNSTLDIFNDSYFKHFSFYEKNNKIYLDILANFENTPFEKIRFQNNDFFIGQNLKEFFISTEASWEFGARIKDSYRLEIDYKESIEYLDGYDINHFSENIRNGVLYYKGIPVGPFKVVNGAIKNKLDRYFIYNRV
- a CDS encoding winged helix-turn-helix transcriptional regulator, whose amino-acid sequence is MHNLKDVSKVLKSLSEENRLRITIMLRKRDLCVCEINEVLHIALSTISAHLKNLKYAGIIEDSKDGRWVVYKLTENKHIREIVDFLYEKVKDDKLIKEDLEKVDKIDRYSCSI
- a CDS encoding cupin domain-containing protein encodes the protein MSIGNNIKNLLSEKKITLENLSKFTGIDTQQLVDYLEEKSSPSVSDLLKIATCLDTDIYSFIYGQEFEGKKAQKTTPDTRVKISRKDAYSYESLAPHYPGKHIEPFIVEIEKKENPEVSVHSGEEFHYVLEGKLKITVGDEHFELNEGDSLYFDSSVAHSINSITDKAKILATIYNSSSMSQLTKGSKMRDLIQAAKLLKKQSICLICPDKTSAGACKVAIDENIIEKVIFVGDKKISEALLKDIHINKNKVILVDVPQSDAYEIDCARKGVEIIKNKEANLIMKGKINTANFVKAILDKEHGIASGRRMSLVSIFEVPNVNRLIFLTDPGINPTLFVENDINASIEIIRNAIDVAKSMGVTRPKVALLDANEVPSAKLPTTLHEDKLSKMNWEDADVYGPLSYDLALYEEAVRKKGLKDNPVAGKADIIVVPHIEGGNFLYKAWVMTMGAEVANIVLGATVPIILTSRSDSDMTKFLTICASSIYGEYLKSINN
- the buk gene encoding butyrate kinase — its product is MNILIIDPGSTSTKVGIFHDNQLIKENFKHERTELEQFETIIDQLEYRFNIIKHFIQSNHPALSFNAVIGRGGLIHPVEGGVYRVNEKMLKDLRAGINGQHASNLGGILAKKFAEHYKCEAFIADPVVVDEMMPIARYSGLKDIERKSIFHALNHKATARKVADKIGKSYEEVNFIVAHLGGGISIGIHSKGKVIDVNNALDGDGPFSPERAGGLPVSGVKNYLAKNNISIEELTKIVSKQAGLMSYIGSVDMIKIEEDIKNSDKYKEEVVNAMAYQIAKEICSLSAAVNGDIDGIILTGGLAHSKYLVDLISKRVSFLSKIFVEPGENEIESLLMSAKLALENKIQINEYRG
- a CDS encoding MarC family protein, whose protein sequence is MSDLILIYTQAIVTFFLVIDPPGLIPVFLAITKGMTEKERLNLLNKSIVVGFVLLIIFTIFGSTILWLFGIDVHDFRVAGGFLLLIVSLQIVFTNQEKDLSISKPGVVPFATPLMVGPGVVTATIVLSGTVGIMKTLIAGAVAFLFAYLVLYFGKKLFSILGKDITDVITKVIGLILAAISVRYIREGFIGILQNLG
- a CDS encoding DMT family transporter — encoded protein: MHKLFVILILVAAGSFVSLQASINARLAKHVGFLESAFISFLVGTLTLLIIMLFKGENNLKNITEVPVFYLTGGILGAIFVYSITYSIHITGVTTALAITIGVQLLVGVVLDKFDPMNVIKLNISFINILGIILLIIGVVLTTWRK